One genomic segment of Paenibacillus durus includes these proteins:
- a CDS encoding molybdenum cofactor biosynthesis protein: MQISIRLFAGLAEAIGSQVLDFQVAEPQVTAGKLKELLSASYPEAAGQISVSMVAIDREYAPEDTVISSSSEVALIPPVSGGEPSPDEGSAQDVLYTVTEQPLCTEDILDKVLDKDHGASLVFVGTTREMTGDERTEALHYEAYIPMALSKFEEIGREVMERWQGRCAISHRIGHVGLKEASVVIAVSTAHRDACYEASRFAIEELKRMVPIWKKDIGASSEEWKGADKAYRDNWPIISQ, translated from the coding sequence ATGCAAATTTCAATTCGTCTTTTCGCGGGGCTGGCCGAAGCTATCGGTTCCCAGGTCCTAGATTTCCAAGTAGCCGAGCCTCAGGTAACTGCAGGTAAACTCAAGGAGCTGCTGTCCGCTTCCTATCCCGAAGCCGCCGGTCAGATCAGCGTTTCCATGGTTGCCATTGATCGCGAATATGCTCCGGAAGACACTGTTATCTCCAGTTCCTCTGAAGTGGCGCTTATCCCTCCGGTTTCCGGGGGGGAGCCTTCCCCGGACGAGGGTAGCGCCCAGGACGTATTGTATACCGTAACGGAACAGCCGCTCTGTACGGAGGACATCCTGGATAAGGTGCTGGACAAAGATCATGGCGCTTCGCTTGTTTTTGTCGGGACAACTCGGGAAATGACCGGGGACGAGCGGACAGAGGCTCTTCACTACGAGGCTTATATTCCGATGGCCCTCTCCAAGTTTGAGGAAATCGGCCGTGAGGTTATGGAACGCTGGCAGGGGCGCTGCGCCATTTCTCATCGGATCGGACATGTAGGATTGAAGGAAGCCAGTGTTGTAATTGCCGTTTCTACCGCGCATCGCGACGCCTGTTATGAAGCAAGCCGCTTCGCGATCGAAGAGCTGAAGCGTATGGTTCCGATATGGAAAAAAGACATAGGCGCTTCGTCTGAGGAGTGGAAGGGCGCTGACAAGGCTTATCGTGACAATTGGCCTATAATTTCCCAATGA
- a CDS encoding HD-GYP domain-containing protein produces MRLVPISRLQEGMKLGRKIYNDEGLVLLSDGVVLNSALISRLSKIDIGYVYIHDALTEDVEIPNMLQDETRNQALKTIRTQFQEISSASDIKKGFYHLDKKFSKVMDSILDEMSGQEDPMIMLHDMHTTDNYLYTHSLNVCLYTLVLGIAHGYSRSDLTMLGLGSLLHDIGKTQIPVKILQKPGMLSDEEFRHMQAHTEIGFKILKEEPNIPLLVAHCALQHHERINGSGYPRGLLGPQIHEYAKWIGVADSYDAMTSSRVYKKAMLPHQAVEALYVGSGTLYEQQQLEIFRDRVAIYPIGLNIKLSTGESAVVVKIDPSLPHRPVVRVIEGPEREKIAPYELDLRKNLSVIISSVME; encoded by the coding sequence TTGCGTTTGGTACCGATCAGCCGGCTTCAAGAGGGGATGAAGCTGGGCAGAAAAATATATAACGATGAAGGGCTGGTGCTGCTCTCGGACGGTGTGGTGCTTAACAGTGCGTTGATTAGCCGCCTGTCCAAGATCGATATCGGCTATGTATATATTCATGATGCGCTGACGGAAGATGTGGAAATTCCGAACATGCTCCAGGATGAGACTCGTAATCAGGCACTGAAGACAATACGCACTCAGTTTCAGGAAATATCGAGCGCTTCAGACATTAAGAAAGGCTTTTATCATCTGGATAAGAAATTCTCCAAAGTTATGGATTCCATTCTGGACGAAATGTCCGGACAGGAAGACCCGATGATAATGCTGCACGACATGCATACTACCGACAATTACCTGTATACCCATTCACTGAACGTATGCCTTTATACGCTGGTGCTTGGAATCGCTCACGGCTACAGCCGCAGCGACCTAACCATGCTTGGTCTGGGCTCTCTGCTCCACGATATCGGCAAGACACAGATCCCGGTCAAAATCTTGCAAAAACCGGGTATGTTAAGCGATGAGGAATTTCGGCACATGCAGGCGCATACCGAGATCGGGTTTAAGATTCTAAAGGAAGAGCCGAACATTCCCCTGCTCGTCGCCCATTGCGCATTGCAGCATCATGAGCGGATTAACGGATCCGGCTATCCGCGGGGCCTTCTCGGTCCACAGATTCACGAATACGCTAAGTGGATCGGCGTGGCGGATTCCTATGACGCCATGACCTCCAGCCGTGTCTACAAAAAGGCCATGCTGCCGCATCAGGCGGTAGAGGCGCTTTATGTCGGCTCGGGTACGCTGTACGAGCAGCAGCAGCTGGAGATTTTTCGCGACCGTGTAGCGATTTACCCGATTGGCTTGAATATCAAACTCAGCACCGGGGAGTCCGCCGTTGTCGTCAAGATCGACCCGAGTCTTCCCCATCGACCCGTTGTTAGGGTCATTGAAGGCCCGGAGAGAGAGAAGATTGCTCCGTATGAACTTGATCTGCGCAAGAACCTGTCCGTAATCATTTCCAGCGTAATGGAGTAG
- a CDS encoding HD-GYP domain-containing protein, with protein sequence MKVHVTDLKPGDLLKEDTFSNRGILILSKGAQLREDDINKLLLHGVDYVDIEGPAQLTPSAPSVIQAVTTQFDQTIEGFESLYLEALTKGSFNQTMVDDILKPLVNSLDQNKDVVTLLLLLDREDDYTYIHSLQVGMLTYYIASWLGYSKKECYEISRAGYLLDIGKCRIPAAILKKPGKLTPEEYQEVQRHTTYGYEIIRNSMSDHSTALVALQHHEREDGSGYPSKLVNDEIHPYAQIAAIADVYSAMTTSRVYQSKQELIGVLRELHNLGFGKLNGKSVQAFIQHLMPNFIGKRVLLSSGDMGVIILNNSTDVFRPLVQSGGRFIDLSRERNLAIVEIYMD encoded by the coding sequence TTGAAAGTGCATGTCACGGATTTAAAGCCCGGTGATCTCTTGAAGGAAGATACCTTCAGCAACCGAGGCATTCTTATATTGTCCAAAGGAGCTCAGCTTCGGGAAGATGACATTAATAAACTTTTGCTGCATGGCGTGGACTATGTTGACATTGAAGGTCCCGCACAGTTGACCCCCTCGGCCCCGTCTGTTATTCAGGCGGTAACTACGCAATTCGACCAAACCATTGAAGGCTTTGAATCCCTCTATCTGGAGGCGCTGACCAAAGGAAGCTTCAACCAGACTATGGTTGACGATATCCTGAAGCCTCTGGTGAATTCGCTCGATCAGAATAAAGATGTCGTTACTCTGCTCCTTCTGCTGGACCGTGAGGACGACTATACCTACATCCATTCCCTTCAAGTCGGTATGCTAACTTACTATATTGCTTCCTGGCTTGGTTATTCCAAGAAGGAATGCTACGAAATTTCCCGAGCGGGGTATTTGCTTGATATCGGTAAATGCCGCATTCCGGCAGCCATTCTGAAGAAGCCCGGCAAGCTGACTCCAGAGGAATATCAGGAAGTCCAGCGGCATACTACATATGGTTACGAGATTATCCGCAACTCCATGAGCGACCACAGCACGGCGCTCGTTGCTCTTCAGCACCATGAACGCGAGGACGGCTCGGGTTATCCCTCCAAGCTGGTAAATGACGAGATTCATCCGTACGCCCAGATCGCCGCGATCGCAGACGTATACAGTGCTATGACGACCTCCCGGGTGTATCAGTCGAAACAGGAACTCATCGGCGTATTGCGGGAACTGCACAATCTCGGCTTCGGCAAGTTGAACGGTAAGTCCGTACAAGCTTTTATTCAGCATCTAATGCCGAACTTTATTGGTAAAAGAGTGCTGCTTAGCTCCGGAGACATGGGCGTTATCATTTTGAATAATTCGACCGACGTCTTTCGCCCCCTTGTACAAAGCGGTGGACGCTTCATTGATCTTTCCCGTGAACGGAATTTAGCGATTGTTGAGATTTATATGGATTAA
- a CDS encoding IS200/IS605 family accessory protein TnpB-related protein, with translation MFIRTSDRAANIKVFHQGDWVWLPITFKGQDLFKRNVWSMKECSPTLVRKGKRYALHIAYEGEVKLTQAERSKQRVCAVDLGLTNSAVCSVMDASGTVLARTFINQAKEKDRMRQITGKLKQAQRQSGIGAKPNFWRRMNGLQTHIVHDTAHQIIAFAQKHRAEVIVMEYLGKMRLPKGTWGAKRLRAKLQFWARRRIQTKVTEMAHFLGMRVSMVNPANTSALAFMAVDLYNATQSVILLYSQQAKRITRTLMPRITSAHDTCCATYTKPHLKRCGCPWRQKTLHWQNERIGRWLPSFGCNRR, from the coding sequence ATGTTCATCAGAACCTCCGATCGGGCAGCCAACATCAAGGTATTTCATCAAGGAGATTGGGTATGGCTCCCCATTACCTTTAAGGGGCAAGACCTATTTAAACGTAACGTGTGGAGCATGAAAGAATGCAGCCCCACATTAGTCCGAAAAGGAAAACGCTATGCCCTTCATATCGCCTATGAAGGGGAGGTGAAGTTGACTCAGGCGGAACGTTCCAAGCAGCGGGTGTGTGCCGTTGATTTGGGATTAACGAATTCTGCAGTCTGTTCCGTGATGGATGCTAGCGGCACTGTCTTGGCGAGGACATTTATCAACCAAGCCAAAGAAAAAGACCGGATGCGCCAAATCACAGGCAAACTGAAACAAGCCCAGCGTCAATCCGGCATAGGCGCAAAGCCGAATTTCTGGCGGCGGATGAACGGCTTACAGACGCATATCGTCCACGATACCGCGCATCAAATCATCGCCTTTGCCCAAAAGCACCGCGCAGAGGTCATTGTCATGGAGTATTTAGGCAAGATGCGTCTGCCTAAAGGAACGTGGGGAGCCAAGCGGCTTCGAGCCAAACTCCAGTTTTGGGCCAGACGGCGTATCCAAACGAAAGTGACCGAAATGGCGCATTTCCTGGGGATGCGGGTTTCCATGGTCAACCCTGCGAATACAAGTGCGCTTGCTTTTATGGCAGTGGATTTGTACAACGCAACACAAAGCGTGATATTGCTGTATTCGCAACAGGCAAAGCGTATCACGCGGACCTTAATGCCTCGTATAACATCGGCGCACGATACGTGCTGCGCAACCTATACAAAGCCACATCTGAAAAGATGTGGTTGTCCTTGGAGGCAAAAGACCCTTCATTGGCAAAACGAACGTATTGGACGTTGGCTTCCCTCATTCGGGTGCAACAGGCGCTGA
- the yfkAB gene encoding radical SAM/CxCxxxxC motif protein YfkAB produces the protein MNRFQSPASITKELSPSYDPWDPISSLQRYGKHVLTSVEMTVTNLCNMRCEHCAVGDSLTTREGEMLPLENMLNRLEQVEHLETISITGGEPMFRADTVDNIIVPLLKYAKERGVRSQINSNLTMPYSRYEKLLPYLDVMHISFNYVNGDDFHEVGFAGSGHAVAKEAAYRLYNTMLENVQRLSQEGMFISAESMINYRTHGKLPEIHRLIGDMGCRRHEVHPMYASNFASSLPVLPLKETAAAIHSLLDHRNPEMWMLFGTLPFFACSILEEDHELLRRLKSEKNVTVRNDPDGRNRVNVNMFTGDVFVTDFADIPAFGNIAESKLDDIFAKWQNEHPLNQRVNCHCAGAGCCGPNLLVKEMYYPDIDFKSRKAITL, from the coding sequence ATGAATAGGTTTCAATCGCCAGCCTCAATAACTAAGGAATTATCGCCCAGTTACGATCCCTGGGATCCTATCTCCTCTCTGCAAAGGTACGGTAAGCATGTGCTCACCAGTGTGGAAATGACGGTAACGAATCTGTGCAATATGCGCTGCGAGCACTGTGCGGTCGGCGATAGTCTGACGACACGGGAAGGCGAGATGCTGCCGCTTGAGAATATGCTGAACCGCCTGGAGCAAGTGGAGCATTTGGAGACGATCAGCATTACCGGCGGAGAACCGATGTTCCGCGCGGATACTGTTGACAATATCATCGTGCCGCTGCTCAAATATGCGAAGGAGCGGGGGGTGCGCTCACAGATTAATTCGAATCTGACGATGCCGTACTCCCGGTATGAGAAGCTGCTTCCGTATCTTGACGTTATGCATATCTCGTTCAACTATGTGAACGGTGACGATTTTCATGAGGTAGGTTTTGCGGGGAGCGGTCATGCCGTGGCAAAAGAGGCCGCATATCGCCTGTATAACACAATGCTGGAGAATGTGCAGCGGCTTAGCCAGGAAGGCATGTTTATATCGGCGGAATCCATGATCAACTACCGGACACACGGCAAGCTGCCGGAAATTCACCGGCTGATCGGAGATATGGGCTGCCGCAGGCATGAAGTTCATCCGATGTACGCTTCCAATTTCGCGTCTTCGCTTCCGGTTCTGCCGCTGAAGGAGACTGCTGCCGCCATCCATTCCCTGCTCGACCATCGGAATCCTGAGATGTGGATGCTGTTTGGGACGCTGCCTTTTTTTGCATGCAGCATCTTGGAGGAGGACCACGAGCTGCTGCGCAGGCTGAAGTCCGAGAAGAACGTAACGGTACGGAATGATCCGGACGGACGCAATCGAGTCAATGTCAACATGTTTACCGGTGACGTGTTCGTTACGGATTTTGCCGACATACCCGCATTCGGGAATATCGCCGAGAGTAAACTGGACGATATTTTTGCAAAATGGCAAAATGAGCATCCACTTAACCAGAGGGTTAACTGCCACTGCGCCGGCGCCGGCTGCTGCGGCCCCAATCTGTTGGTGAAAGAAATGTACTACCCGGATATTGATTTTAAATCGAGGAAAGCGATCACTTTGTAG
- a CDS encoding ABC transporter ATP-binding protein encodes MKSGTNVPVQERFIYKDDDVIDKAFDWKQFTRLFGYMKPYARQMLPIVMLMMVLGTITKLMVPFLTSLAIDKAIAPGSGSPNQALLYALTAGVIVLYIVQWIAGVFRIKYTNVIGQKVIYDLRSDLFKHIQKLSFNFFDKRPAGSILVRVTNDINSLQDLFTNGVVNSIIDCVQLAGIVVILLALNWKLGLAVMVTVPIMFLVSTKYRRTIRIAWQAVRIKNSRINSHLNESIQGIRVTQAYTQELENMNYFDTMNRDSKKSWDKASAMNQGFGPIIEVTGGLGTLVLFWLGAYMIQTGNLTVGVLVAFSTYVSNFWDPINRLGLTYNQLLVAMASSERIFEYLDEELLVQDKPEAKPLPTIHGDISFERVYFEYEKGRAALKGIDLEVSAGQSIALVGHTGSGKSTIINLIGRFYDITGGRITIDGQDIRDVTLNSLRSQIGIVLQDTFIFSGTIRDNIRFGRLDANDLEVEEAAKAVDAHDFIMKLPDGYETQVEERGSALSMGQRQLLSFARALLANPRILILDEATASIDTETELKIQEALKVLLKGRTSFIVAHRLSTIRHADKIVVLDHGEIKEMGTHQELTEQQGIYNGLIEAQFRFL; translated from the coding sequence GAAACAGTTTACACGGTTGTTCGGCTACATGAAGCCGTATGCCAGACAAATGTTGCCGATTGTCATGCTGATGATGGTACTGGGGACGATTACGAAGCTCATGGTACCGTTTCTAACCAGTCTTGCGATCGACAAGGCAATTGCACCTGGGAGCGGGAGCCCAAATCAGGCATTGCTATATGCGCTCACGGCAGGCGTCATCGTACTATATATCGTGCAGTGGATCGCGGGTGTATTCCGTATTAAATATACAAATGTGATCGGTCAAAAAGTCATTTATGATCTTCGTTCCGATCTGTTCAAACATATACAGAAGCTGTCGTTCAACTTCTTCGACAAGCGTCCGGCAGGCTCTATACTGGTGAGAGTCACCAATGATATTAACTCTCTTCAGGATCTGTTCACGAACGGTGTGGTGAACTCGATTATCGACTGCGTGCAGCTTGCCGGTATTGTCGTTATTTTATTGGCGCTGAACTGGAAGCTAGGCCTTGCGGTCATGGTTACCGTTCCGATTATGTTCCTCGTCTCGACTAAATATCGCCGGACGATTCGTATTGCCTGGCAGGCGGTACGGATCAAAAACTCGCGAATCAACTCCCATTTGAACGAGTCGATTCAGGGCATCCGGGTAACCCAGGCGTATACCCAAGAGCTTGAGAACATGAACTACTTCGACACGATGAACAGGGACAGCAAGAAATCCTGGGATAAGGCATCGGCAATGAACCAAGGATTCGGGCCGATTATTGAGGTGACGGGCGGACTCGGAACGCTGGTTCTATTCTGGTTAGGCGCGTATATGATACAGACAGGCAATCTGACCGTCGGCGTGCTCGTTGCATTCAGCACATACGTCAGCAATTTCTGGGACCCGATCAATCGGCTAGGACTGACATACAATCAACTGCTCGTAGCGATGGCTTCCTCGGAACGGATCTTTGAGTATTTAGATGAAGAGCTGCTTGTTCAGGACAAACCAGAGGCCAAACCGCTGCCTACCATTCACGGAGATATTTCTTTTGAACGGGTTTATTTCGAATATGAAAAAGGGCGTGCGGCGCTGAAGGGAATTGACCTCGAAGTATCAGCCGGGCAGTCGATCGCGCTTGTCGGTCATACCGGTTCGGGCAAGAGCACAATTATTAATCTGATTGGGCGCTTCTACGATATTACAGGGGGCAGAATTACGATAGACGGCCAAGATATCCGAGATGTCACGCTAAATAGTCTCCGAAGCCAGATTGGAATTGTGCTCCAGGATACATTCATCTTCTCCGGAACGATCAGGGACAACATCCGCTTCGGAAGGCTGGACGCAAACGACCTGGAAGTAGAGGAAGCGGCCAAAGCGGTAGATGCTCATGATTTTATTATGAAGCTGCCGGACGGCTACGAAACCCAGGTAGAGGAGCGCGGCAGCGCACTGTCGATGGGCCAGCGTCAGCTGTTGTCTTTTGCCCGGGCGCTTTTGGCCAATCCGCGCATTCTGATTCTGGATGAAGCGACGGCGAGCATCGATACCGAAACGGAGCTGAAAATCCAGGAGGCGCTGAAGGTGCTGCTCAAAGGCCGTACTTCGTTTATCGTCGCCCACCGGTTGTCCACAATCCGCCATGCCGATAAAATCGTCGTCCTCGACCATGGAGAAATTAAAGAAATGGGAACTCACCAAGAGTTGACGGAACAACAAGGCATTTATAACGGTCTGATTGAAGCGCAGTTCCGGTTTCTGTAG
- a CDS encoding bifunctional metallophosphatase/5'-nucleotidase, which yields MRPEKERLTILHTNDIHSHFEMMSPLAAAITRQRTEAQGGIVLLFDIGDHMDRAAAATEGTMGQANIDMINLTGYDAVTIGNNEGLTFSKEILSGIFAGTKCPVVCCNLVETATGNPPLWMKRHTILEREGVRIGVTGATAPFAPFYSLLGWDALEPEECLREECRLLAPQVDILIILSHLGLPADKLLAERLDGVHAILGGHTHHVLEQPLIIGGTAVCGAGKFGRYLGQLVFERDEENGSFRYVTGESFPVDPSLSEFTVFAAAMLHMERGNEALSETVAITDRSLTLDIRGESPFANLLAQSVRRFTGTAFSLVNAGQLLGPLPKGEITAGMLHALCPSPINPCVMRLSGRDIRIALKQSLAAEFREKVIYGYGFRGERLGGLAVDGIKILYDPHAMPYDKNIAVFVNGHPLEDGREYSVGTIDMFTFRTGYESIGNGQDVLFLLPHFLRDLLRMELQRPGSLDECAQARWEPRIF from the coding sequence ATGAGGCCTGAAAAAGAGCGACTTACGATTCTTCATACCAATGATATTCACAGCCACTTCGAAATGATGAGCCCGCTCGCAGCCGCTATCACAAGGCAGAGAACAGAAGCTCAAGGCGGCATCGTACTGCTCTTTGATATTGGCGATCATATGGACCGGGCCGCTGCGGCAACCGAAGGAACGATGGGCCAGGCGAATATCGATATGATTAACCTTACGGGCTATGACGCCGTTACGATCGGGAACAATGAAGGCCTGACGTTCTCTAAGGAGATTCTGTCGGGCATCTTTGCCGGCACCAAGTGTCCGGTCGTATGCTGCAATTTGGTAGAGACGGCCACGGGCAATCCCCCGCTTTGGATGAAGCGCCACACGATTCTGGAAAGAGAAGGGGTTAGGATCGGAGTTACGGGAGCAACCGCGCCCTTTGCCCCGTTCTATTCGCTGCTCGGCTGGGATGCGCTGGAGCCGGAAGAATGCCTCCGGGAGGAGTGCCGGCTGCTCGCGCCTCAGGTAGATATTCTGATTATCCTTTCCCATCTGGGCCTGCCTGCCGACAAGCTGCTGGCGGAGCGGCTGGACGGAGTCCACGCCATTCTGGGCGGACATACCCATCATGTGCTGGAACAGCCGCTGATCATTGGCGGTACGGCCGTATGCGGCGCAGGTAAATTCGGGCGATACCTGGGGCAGCTTGTATTCGAACGCGACGAGGAGAACGGCTCTTTCCGGTATGTAACGGGTGAGAGCTTCCCCGTTGATCCCTCGCTCTCCGAATTCACGGTTTTCGCTGCCGCCATGCTCCATATGGAACGCGGAAATGAAGCATTAAGCGAGACGGTTGCCATTACCGACCGGAGCCTCACGCTTGATATCCGTGGAGAATCGCCCTTTGCCAATCTGCTGGCGCAGTCGGTGAGACGTTTCACGGGGACTGCGTTCTCGCTGGTAAATGCCGGCCAACTGCTCGGGCCGCTCCCTAAGGGAGAGATTACGGCAGGTATGCTCCATGCGCTCTGTCCTTCCCCGATCAATCCGTGCGTTATGCGGCTGTCCGGCAGGGATATCCGCATCGCGCTGAAGCAGAGTCTGGCTGCCGAGTTCCGTGAGAAGGTCATTTACGGTTATGGCTTCCGGGGAGAACGGCTCGGCGGTCTGGCGGTGGACGGAATAAAAATTCTGTACGATCCTCATGCGATGCCGTATGATAAAAATATTGCAGTTTTTGTCAACGGACATCCGCTTGAGGACGGCAGGGAATATTCCGTCGGAACGATCGACATGTTCACCTTTCGTACGGGATATGAGTCAATAGGCAATGGACAGGACGTTCTGTTCCTGCTGCCTCATTTCCTGCGGGACCTGCTGCGGATGGAATTGCAGCGTCCTGGAAGCCTGGACGAGTGCGCGCAAGCCCGCTGGGAACCGAGAATTTTCTAG
- a CDS encoding class I SAM-dependent methyltransferase: MFKQVPLYRFLYFCNEVNLDRVVLDCGAGGEAPPLSLFSEFGYSTFGIEYDIKQVKRAAEFAKAKDQELNIMQGDMRKLPFGDQTISFVYSYNSVFHMTKAEVELSIAEMKRVLKPGGLLFVNFLTTRDFRCGQGVKVGVNQYEQFEDDLPVIHSYYEEGEPDPLFSDMDTLYKEDRVLERIYQGDKIRQGFVDYILQKN; encoded by the coding sequence GTGTTCAAGCAAGTTCCTTTATACAGATTTCTGTACTTTTGCAATGAAGTTAATCTTGATCGGGTGGTATTGGATTGTGGTGCGGGAGGCGAAGCTCCGCCTTTAAGTTTGTTCTCGGAATTCGGATATTCGACGTTCGGCATTGAGTACGATATCAAACAAGTGAAACGGGCCGCGGAATTTGCCAAAGCCAAGGACCAAGAATTAAATATAATGCAAGGTGACATGAGGAAATTGCCCTTTGGAGACCAAACGATAAGTTTTGTGTACTCCTATAACTCCGTATTCCATATGACAAAAGCGGAAGTTGAGCTTTCCATAGCCGAAATGAAGCGGGTTTTAAAGCCTGGGGGACTGCTGTTTGTTAATTTTCTCACAACCCGTGATTTTCGATGCGGACAGGGGGTCAAGGTTGGAGTTAATCAATACGAGCAATTCGAAGATGATCTTCCCGTTATTCATTCTTATTACGAGGAGGGTGAACCGGACCCATTGTTCAGCGATATGGATACGTTATATAAAGAGGACAGGGTATTGGAGAGGATATATCAGGGAGATAAGATCCGGCAGGGGTTCGTCGATTATATTCTACAAAAGAATTGA
- a CDS encoding undecaprenyl-diphosphate phosphatase: MDTITAIILAIVEGITEFIPVSSTGHMILTSRLLHFNEQSDLMKTFEIVIQLGAILAIALVYRRRILDLLGIGRKRDRGGVMPRSRLNLIHVLLGIIPALAVAFFARDFIKSHFSASTVLWALVAGGILMIIAEWVNKRKIRVTAEEMDDISYGQALAIGLYQIISVLWPGFSRSGSTISGGMLTGVSYKASADFSFLIAIPIMCVASGYELLDSYKEITGDMIGIFAIGFLVSFVVAYIVVVLFMRLIQKIRLTHFAIYRFVLAACFWLFVMR, translated from the coding sequence ATGGACACGATTACAGCCATTATTCTAGCCATTGTTGAAGGGATTACCGAATTTATTCCTGTTTCCTCTACCGGCCACATGATTCTGACCTCTCGGCTGCTTCATTTTAACGAACAGAGTGATTTGATGAAGACGTTCGAAATTGTTATTCAACTGGGGGCGATTCTCGCCATCGCGCTCGTTTACCGCCGCCGTATACTCGATCTGCTTGGAATCGGCCGCAAGAGGGATAGAGGAGGCGTTATGCCCCGTTCTCGGCTCAACCTCATCCACGTCCTTCTAGGCATCATTCCCGCGCTGGCCGTTGCTTTTTTCGCCCGCGATTTTATCAAGAGCCATTTTAGCGCTAGTACGGTGCTGTGGGCGCTTGTCGCAGGCGGGATTCTGATGATCATTGCCGAATGGGTTAACAAGCGCAAAATTCGGGTCACCGCGGAAGAAATGGACGACATATCCTACGGCCAGGCCCTGGCTATCGGACTTTATCAGATTATTTCCGTGCTGTGGCCCGGGTTCTCGCGATCCGGCTCGACCATCTCCGGCGGTATGCTGACCGGCGTCAGCTATAAGGCTTCGGCCGACTTCTCCTTTTTGATCGCCATTCCGATTATGTGCGTGGCTTCAGGGTATGAGCTGCTCGATTCGTACAAGGAGATTACCGGCGATATGATCGGAATCTTTGCTATCGGATTTCTGGTTTCGTTCGTTGTAGCTTACATCGTCGTTGTTTTGTTCATGCGTTTGATCCAAAAAATCCGGCTCACCCATTTTGCCATTTACCGCTTTGTGCTGGCCGCCTGTTTCTGGTTGTTCGTTATGCGCTGA